Within Mucilaginibacter inviolabilis, the genomic segment CGCATCACGTACGGGGCCTTCGCCTCCTGTAGGGTTAAAGCGTTGTAGCGCAGCACAATCAATATTGTTTTGCTGCATCCACTGGAACTGCACATTTACCGTTTGATCATTAAAGGATGAGAACAGTTTTGCCGGAGTACCATTATTCAAATTGGCAAAACCTGTTTGATACGAGCTGGTGTACTCGCGCATATCGGGCCATGATTTGATACCGACATTATTGGTTGAGGGTGCCTGGCTGGCATTTGGAGCCCAGTGCCACCAGATGTTAATGGGTGAACCATCGCCAATGGCGGCAAACCATCCCTGGTAACCTACGGTGATCTTTCCTACAACATCCCCCACCGGTGATGAGAATGTTTTCTTATTTTTTCCGGCCAATGCTCCGGCGTTGTTGCTATCTAATCCTTTTTTACAGCTGTTTAAACTTATTATGCCAAACAGTGCTAATAAAAATAAAGCTTTAATACTTTTTAGTTTCATAATTTAAGTGTTTAATAATTGGTTTGATAGTAGTTAATAGTAGAAATTGGACGTAGTAGTCCCTAAGGAGGCATAAAAACATGTTTTTTCATAGATATTAAGGTTTAATAAACCGAAAACTTTAAGAAAAAGTTTATCGGTATAAGTTGGTTATCAGCATAAAATAAGGAGATGGATATTAAAAAAAGCTTAATAAATACTTAATTTTTAAACTATTATGCAATAATTATTAAGCAGAAAAGAAAATTATAGATAACTTATAAGGAAACTCATAAACATATATGGTCAATAAATTTAATAAGCAAACAAATAACTTTGATCAAAATAAAAAGCCTGACTTTGTAAAGACAGGCTTTTTATTTTATATAGATAATAGATTATATCTACCGCCATCCACCACCCAGGGCGCGGTATAGATTCACAATGGCTTGTAATTCCTGAAGTTTGTCGCTCACACCGCTTAGTTGTGCGGCTAATAAATTTTGTTCGGAGGTTAACACATCTGTATAGTTTGTTGCCGAGCTGTAACGTAATAACTCCTGTGTATAGTCAACCGATTTTTGCAGGGCGATGATCTGCTTACTGCGTGAGTCCTGTTTTTCAACCGCGGTTTCGTGAGCATACAGGGCATTGGAAACTTCTTGTCCTGCCACTAACAAGGTTTTCTGAAAGCTGTTCAGGGCTTCTTGTTGCTGTGCTTGGGCGGTGCGTAAGCGGGCTTTATTAATACCCTGATTAAAAATAGGTTGAGTTAAACCAACAGCCGCATTGTAGAATATCGATTTGGTAAAGAAATCTGTTAAGGTTAAGCTCGATAATCCTCCGGAAGCCGTTATGGTAAACGAGGGATAAAAATAAGTCCGCGCCAGGTTGGTATTCTCAAAAGCGGCCCTAAAGGCATATTCACTTTGTTGCACATCCGGGCGATTGGTCAATAATTGTGTCGGAACGCCCGTCTGCAATTCGGTGGTCAGCTTTTGATCGGCCAGGGTACTCCGGTTAATTGGCCCGGGTGGCCTGGAAAGCAATATATCCAATGCGTTCTCTGTTTCACGGATACTGCGTTTGATATCTGGAATAGATACTTCTGCGGCATAACGATTGGCCTCACTTTGTACAACCGCAGCACCATTAACCACGGCTCCTTTTTTGAGCTCTTTCATGGTTTCTACATCCTGAATCCGGTTTTTGAGCGTTTGTTGGGTAATTTCCAATTGTTTGTCTAAGGCTAGCAAGCTAAAATAATTATTAGCAATATCAGCTATCAACTGGGTTTGCACTGCCCTTTTAGCGGCATCACTCTGTAAAAAGCTGGCCAGTGCAGCTCTTTTAGTACTGCTTAATTTACCCCAAACATCTGCCTCCCATGAGGTGCTTAAACCCGCCTGATACGTAGTGGTAAGCGTATTAATATCTATACCCTCCGGAAAATTTAAACCGGCCTGTGATTGTTTTGATCTTGTAACACTGGCATTACCGCTTAAACTGGGTAAATAAGCCGCCTTGCTTTGGCGCAATGTAGCCTGTGCTTCCAGGATCTTTTGAACCGCGGTTTTCAGGTCAAGGTTATTACTTAAGCCCTCTTGTATCAATGATCTCAATACCGTATCAGCAAAAAGGTTTTGCCAGGGCATCGAAGCCATGGTGGTCGTATCAGTCGACTGGCTACCGCGATATAGGCCCGAGGTGTTTACATCCGGACTTTTATAGCTTTTGGTTATCCGGCAGGAAAGCAACACTGACGAAAGCGAGGCAAATAATAATATATATTTTAAACAATTTCTGTTCATGGCGATGTTTTTAATTGATAGATCAATGAACTGGTTTAAGTTCAACCGCTTCATCCTCATCGTCGTCATTATCCTGTTTTGGTGGACCGCTCACCCTTTCCTGCAAATGCTGGAAGATGATAAACAATACAGGGATCACAAAAACCCCAAATATAGTCCCTACAAACATACCCCCAACTGCACCTGTACCGATAGATCTATTGCCATTGGCACCTGCCCCTGTCGAGAACATCAATGGCATAATACCAAATATAAAAGCGAAAGATGTCATCAGGATTGGGCGTAAAC encodes:
- a CDS encoding efflux transporter outer membrane subunit, giving the protein MNRNCLKYILLFASLSSVLLSCRITKSYKSPDVNTSGLYRGSQSTDTTTMASMPWQNLFADTVLRSLIQEGLSNNLDLKTAVQKILEAQATLRQSKAAYLPSLSGNASVTRSKQSQAGLNFPEGIDINTLTTTYQAGLSTSWEADVWGKLSSTKRAALASFLQSDAAKRAVQTQLIADIANNYFSLLALDKQLEITQQTLKNRIQDVETMKELKKGAVVNGAAVVQSEANRYAAEVSIPDIKRSIRETENALDILLSRPPGPINRSTLADQKLTTELQTGVPTQLLTNRPDVQQSEYAFRAAFENTNLARTYFYPSFTITASGGLSSLTLTDFFTKSIFYNAAVGLTQPIFNQGINKARLRTAQAQQQEALNSFQKTLLVAGQEVSNALYAHETAVEKQDSRSKQIIALQKSVDYTQELLRYSSATNYTDVLTSEQNLLAAQLSGVSDKLQELQAIVNLYRALGGGWR